A stretch of DNA from Ricinus communis isolate WT05 ecotype wild-type chromosome 4, ASM1957865v1, whole genome shotgun sequence:
TTGAAGATCACCCGTCTGCAGACCCATCTCAAACTCGTCATGAATGGACTCTTCTTTTGATCTTTCAGTTCTGttatttaatctttctttttgctttctctcttctttctacTGCTGCTGTCGTTTTCACCGTTGCTTCTCTCTATACCTCAAAGCctgtttctttctcttctacTATTTCTGCTATTCCCAAAGTTTTTAAGCGCTTGTTTGTCACTTTCTTATGGGTTTCTCTTTTGATGGTCCTGTATAACTCTgtgtttcttgttttcttggttattttagttattgcTATCGATGCCCAGAATCcccttttagttattttctctctgttggtcattttcttgcttttcttgGTCGTTCATGTCTATATTACTGCACTGTGGCACTTGGCTAGTGTGGTTTCTGTTCTTGAACCACTTTATGGGGTTGCAGCTATGAAAAAGAGTTATGAGCTGTTGAAGGGAAGGATTCGTGTTGCTGTGATTCTGGTTTTTGGGTATTTAGCTATTTGTGGAGTTATTGGTGGGATTTTTGGGTCTGTTGTGGTTCATGGAGGAGACAGCTATGGTGTTTTTACCAGAATTGTCGTTGGAGGATTTTTGGTTGGGGTTTTAGTGATTATAAATCTGGTGGGTTTGCTGGTGCAGAGTGTCTTTTACTATGTTTGCAAGAGTTATCACCATCAGGGAATTGATAAGATTGCTTTGCACGAGCATCTTGGTGGCTACCTTGGAGAATATGTGCCTCTGAAAAGCAACATTCAGATGGAGAACTTGGATGTCTGAGGAGGGGAGTGCAAACGGATAAAGGATTGGCATCATTTGTAAGTTTCTATGTACGTAATCTTTGATGCAAATATGTGGAATCATTTGATGTTAGGTACTTCTTAAATTTAgcattttcaataaaaatttggAGAAGTACTTTGTTTTAGCAGTTTGTATTTTACTGAGTTTTAGGTATTAAGCTATCTCAAGTACTGAAAACTTTTGTTTGATGGTGACTTTGTATAACAGATTATTGGTACAATATAGATCTTATTTTCATGTATCTTAATGCCAATATGAGAATCATATGTTGGTTTTATGAACGGTAAAGAGCCAGATAGGGAGCTATTTCCCATCCCACCCCATTTATCTAATGCCATCTCCACAGGGAATGTAGATTTCTGCCCTGCTCGGGGCAGATCCTGTGTGGCACCCTATCCCATTACTATGGTCTAGTTGGTTTTGTAGTTAGTTCTTGGAATGATAATTTGTATTCAGTTTGTTAGTCTTGTCCAATGAGAATTGGACTATGGGTTTACCTCCCTGTGATATTGAGATTGccatatttttgtttattctttttgtgGTATGTTTCTCTAAAGCAAGTTCCagcaaaattaaaataaaattaatagtaaGCGGTGTCTAAAGTGAAGGCCTTTGAAGTTCTTGCTCTGTTATTAGGAAAATAGTTAGTTAGCTTTTTGTTATTGAATTCATGTTGTTTGAACTGGCTGTGGGTTCTTTCTCGAGGTTAATTGACCTGTATTCATGTTTTAGATATAGATGCATGTTGCTTCTCTGTTCCTCTTTGTTCTTGGAGTTCACATGTTTTTCTCGAGACTGCCTATGTAGAGAGAGTATTTTGGAGCTCAATTGAGATTGAGATTTTGTTCCATTAGACCCAGTTCGGTCAGATCAGTTCCATAATCTAGCTTGCCCGGGCCGGGTTTGAAGTCTTTGGTCGGGCCGGCCGTAATGAATGATCGTTGTTCGAGAACAAAACAAGCAGTCTGTAACACTAACAGATATACAATTTTGAAGTGTACTAGACCAGGTTGTGCTGTATTTAGCCATTTATTAGTGAGTGACCATGAGTCTCTTCGGGCTTTTAGGATTTGTTTGCTCCTGTGTCTGTGGGTGGCATTAGACATAAGTAGCttggttctttttctttctcgttctttttttttaatcttttgttTATAAGAATTGCTGTAGCTTCATGGAAATGTACAGACTGAGATTTATTTGCTTATGCAAGAACTCgggatttattttttgtagCCTTGTATTTCCATTGCTCGGTTTCCTATTGGTCTCTTTTATTTTGCATCACTCCCTTTTCTATCTTTTACATGATAAGCTCTCTAAGATAAGGAAAGGCTAGGTTAATTGATGGTGAGAGAATTTGTTGATTTGTTGTATGGTATGTCAGCATCCAGGTGTTTTGGTTAGAGTTGTTTACTGAAAGGTGACTGCGATGTCTGAAAGATGTATTTCCACTTGTCTGGTACCGATCCTTTAGACCCTCTAGAAATTATCAAGTCTGTTTCATTATAAGGTGATAGAAGGAGCTTCATCTTCATACCCTTGAAGGAAGTCGACCAAAGATCAGAATTGAGGGATCAAGACATAGGGTTTCAAGCCTTTTTTAGCCGTATCTCGTATATTGTGTGTATTTCTATGTGAATCTGTGAAGTTCTTGGGCAGTACTTAGATCTGATAGTCCTGTTGCTATTTCTTTGGTTTATTTGTATTATACTTTTGCACATTCCTTTACATCTTCTACGCGGTGGAAGCTTTTTGGGCTTTCTCTTCCCTTTATTTATCTTTGGGTTCCTTGGGTTAGAAGTTAGAATATGACACAGACACTGCCTTATTACTCTTATGAATAAAGAATTGGAAAAGGAGGACACAAAGTGGTAGTTATTTCCATGAGATAATGTCTGGCAAACTCTAGTAATTGTTAAATGCATTgttatatgttttaattatttggcACTAACATAAGTTAAAAAGGTAAACAAGGTGAAGCTGTGCAGCCACTGGCACAAAAGGTCTCTTACAAGGGCAACTTTTGGTTCTTATAAATGCTACCAAGTACCCTATAGTTTTGTTATGTGTATGGGATTTGGCATGTGTCATTAGCATGTTTTGTGTTAATTAATAAGTGTTTTGATTTGGTAATCTCAGGTACCACATAAACTACCTGCTTGCATATCCCACCATTTGAGTTTCCAACAAAACAATTATTTCATGagactgaaaaaaaaaaaaaaaagtagtgAAAAATACTTTAACCGAATTATTCAAAAACTTTCAATGGtctgaaaatattttattattcttttataatactgtttctttttattttataatactgTTTCTTTTAGGGATAACTGTGttgaaattcaatttataGAATTGAGTTGTTATATATAATAGAGAAAATTACAAATTGGGTGCTTtaacttttttgttttttctattttggtgtttaaactatttttggttcaattaagtgtTTGAACCCGGTGAAAATATTCAATATAGTGTTTCTAGCCGGTTTTACAGGTTAAAGTGCTTATTTGacttattttaaagagtaaattaatttaaatattcttttccaaaataatatcattttttatttttatttttatccattttgaaactatttttttaaattcgtTTGTTCctcaaaagattaaaagaaaaaaagtaaaataattttatttttctgtttcattcaaataaaaattaaaaaaattaaatgttatttactttttatttttatttttatgtattcacctcaaaaataaaaataaaatatatattttcacttcaaaacaataaaaggaaaaaaaaaaatattaagtgttaaaaaaataatttttagaagtTAAAAAATGATGAgtacatattcttttaaaatgaataaaaattaaaagaatttaatccaatattttctttagtgCTAAAAG
This window harbors:
- the LOC8289501 gene encoding uncharacterized protein LOC8289501, which encodes MDLAPEELQFLTIPDILRESISIPKRSPKAFYLITLTLIFPLSFAILAHSLFTHPLLSQLEDHPSADPSQTRHEWTLLLIFQFCYLIFLFAFSLLSTAAVVFTVASLYTSKPVSFSSTISAIPKVFKRLFVTFLWVSLLMVLYNSVFLVFLVILVIAIDAQNPLLVIFSLLVIFLLFLVVHVYITALWHLASVVSVLEPLYGVAAMKKSYELLKGRIRVAVILVFGYLAICGVIGGIFGSVVVHGGDSYGVFTRIVVGGFLVGVLVIINLVGLLVQSVFYYVCKSYHHQGIDKIALHEHLGGYLGEYVPLKSNIQMENLDV